The Ruminococcus bovis genome includes a region encoding these proteins:
- a CDS encoding LysR family transcriptional regulator, translating into MIEIYQLEQLIAFHKYGTLSKASQVLHISQPSLSRTMQQLEKEFQVTLFDRHKNKITLNDNGIVAVENAKKVINEMNSMYDNVRNYNRIHNCINIGSSAPMPITILTEKFHNAFPDMDISSEINSTENLINGLQDDTYNIIILPYEPQTTEGIFVKKFLDEHLMFSLPKDHPKAKEETLYLSDIDGQNMILMPNLGFWQDIIDKKMPNTRFITQTDRIAFETLIRASTLPCFATDLGMREFSYPDGRVFIPILDKEVNVSFYIAIKNSNKDKFLTVLK; encoded by the coding sequence ATGATTGAAATATACCAACTTGAACAACTGATTGCTTTCCATAAATACGGTACTTTGTCTAAAGCAAGTCAGGTGTTACATATCTCTCAGCCATCATTAAGCAGAACTATGCAACAGCTTGAAAAGGAATTTCAAGTTACACTTTTTGATAGGCACAAAAACAAAATTACATTAAATGATAACGGTATTGTAGCAGTAGAAAATGCCAAGAAAGTTATTAATGAAATGAATAGTATGTATGATAATGTTCGCAATTATAACAGAATACATAACTGTATAAATATCGGTTCTTCTGCTCCAATGCCAATAACCATCCTTACTGAGAAATTCCATAACGCTTTTCCCGATATGGATATTTCATCAGAAATAAATTCAACAGAAAATCTAATCAATGGTTTACAAGATGACACCTACAACATTATTATACTACCCTATGAGCCACAAACTACTGAGGGTATATTTGTGAAAAAGTTTCTTGATGAGCACCTAATGTTTTCTTTACCAAAGGACCACCCAAAAGCAAAAGAAGAAACACTATACCTTTCGGATATTGACGGTCAAAATATGATACTTATGCCTAACTTAGGATTTTGGCAAGATATTATTGACAAGAAAATGCCTAACACTAGGTTTATCACCCAAACTGACAGAATAGCATTTGAAACTTTAATTAGAGCATCTACCCTACCTTGTTTTGCTACTGACCTTGGAATGAGGGAATTTTCTTATCCTGATGGGAGAGTTTTCATTCCTATACTTGACAAAGAGGTTAATGTTTCTTTCTACATTGCTATTAAAAATAGCAACAAAGATAAATTTTTAACTGTTTTAAAGTGA
- a CDS encoding aldo/keto reductase, with product MEYITLNNGVKMPMLGFGVFQVPDPEVCEQAVLDAINSGYRLIDTAAAYFNEEAVGKAIAKCGVPREELFITTKLWVQDASYESAKKAVETSLKKLGTDYLDLYLIHQPMGDYYGAYRAMEEMYKEGKLKAIGVCNFYPHILTDFCETVSVKPAVNQVELHPFFQQENALKVMKEYGVTPEAWGPFAEGNHGIFTHPVLSAIGEKYGKTPAQVALRWNIQRGVVVIPKSTHKERMEQNFDVFDFELSNEDMNEIGKLDLGHSEIVDHTNPDFIKMIHNLKVHQ from the coding sequence ATGGAATATATTACTTTAAATAATGGTGTAAAAATGCCTATGTTGGGTTTTGGTGTTTTCCAAGTGCCTGATCCTGAAGTTTGTGAACAAGCAGTCCTTGATGCTATTAACAGTGGTTATCGTCTAATTGATACAGCAGCTGCTTATTTTAACGAAGAAGCAGTAGGCAAGGCTATTGCAAAGTGTGGTGTGCCTAGAGAAGAACTATTCATTACAACTAAATTATGGGTACAGGATGCAAGTTATGAATCTGCTAAAAAGGCAGTAGAAACTTCACTAAAGAAACTAGGTACAGATTACCTTGATTTATATTTAATTCATCAGCCAATGGGTGACTACTACGGTGCTTATAGAGCTATGGAAGAAATGTACAAAGAGGGTAAGCTAAAGGCTATAGGTGTATGTAACTTCTATCCTCATATTTTAACTGATTTCTGTGAAACTGTTTCTGTTAAACCGGCAGTAAATCAGGTTGAGCTACATCCATTCTTCCAACAAGAAAATGCACTAAAGGTTATGAAAGAATATGGTGTTACTCCTGAGGCTTGGGGTCCTTTTGCCGAAGGTAATCACGGTATCTTTACTCATCCTGTTCTAAGTGCTATCGGCGAAAAGTATGGCAAAACTCCTGCACAGGTTGCTCTTCGTTGGAATATCCAAAGAGGTGTTGTAGTTATTCCTAAGTCTACTCATAAGGAAAGAATGGAACAGAACTTTGATGTATTTGACTTTGAACTTTCAAATGAAGATATGAATGAAATCGGTAAGTTGGATTTAGGTCATAGTGAAATTGTTGACCACACTAACCCTGACTTTATTAAAATGATTCACAACCTAAAAGTACACCAATAA
- the mgtE gene encoding magnesium transporter, producing the protein MNKVTKPMYSDEVLKIFRSNLPKEELIEKISDYHMGDIADAFEKMTSEERKSLYPVLGVEMVAEIFSYIEDSEEYIKEINSDKVANLISEMDSDDAVDILEKLSDTDRKRIVALLDNDAKQDVSMILSYEDDEIGSEMTTNYIVVNKNLTIKEATHQLITQAGENDNINTIYVVDDNDSFYGAIDLKDLIVAREYQSLDELIIKSYPYVKANEKIVDCIEQLKDYAEDSIPVLDDNKHILGVITAHDIVEVVDEELGEDYAKLGGLTAEEDLNETTLQSTKKRLPWLIILLFLGMGVSSVVGMFETVVAVIPIVICFQSLILDMAGNVGTQSLAVTIRVLMDENLKASDKVKLMFKEVRVGFSNGLLLGTMSFIFVGLYIFLFKGNTFGYSFLVSGCVGFSLLASMVISSLVGTLVPMFFSKIKVDPAVASGPLITTINDLVAVVTYYGMVWIFLIDIFKLA; encoded by the coding sequence ATGAATAAAGTAACTAAGCCAATGTATTCTGATGAAGTACTAAAGATTTTTAGAAGTAATCTTCCTAAGGAAGAACTAATAGAAAAAATTTCCGATTACCATATGGGTGATATTGCCGATGCATTTGAGAAAATGACATCGGAAGAAAGAAAGTCACTATACCCTGTGTTGGGTGTTGAAATGGTGGCTGAGATATTCTCTTATATTGAGGACTCAGAAGAATATATCAAGGAAATTAATTCCGATAAAGTAGCTAACTTGATTTCAGAAATGGACTCAGATGATGCTGTTGATATTCTGGAGAAGTTAAGTGATACTGACAGAAAGAGAATTGTTGCTTTACTTGACAATGATGCAAAACAAGATGTTAGTATGATTTTGTCATATGAAGATGATGAAATCGGTAGTGAGATGACAACTAACTATATTGTTGTAAACAAAAATCTTACTATTAAAGAGGCTACCCATCAGCTAATTACTCAAGCAGGAGAAAATGACAACATTAATACTATTTATGTTGTTGATGATAATGACAGTTTCTACGGTGCTATCGACTTAAAGGACTTGATTGTTGCAAGGGAATATCAGTCCCTTGATGAACTGATTATAAAGTCCTACCCATATGTAAAGGCCAATGAAAAAATAGTTGATTGTATTGAACAACTAAAGGACTATGCAGAAGACTCAATCCCTGTACTTGATGACAACAAACATATCTTAGGTGTAATTACTGCCCATGATATTGTTGAAGTTGTTGATGAAGAACTTGGTGAAGATTATGCAAAGCTAGGTGGTTTGACTGCTGAAGAAGATTTAAACGAAACAACTTTGCAAAGTACAAAGAAAAGATTGCCTTGGTTAATAATCTTGTTATTCTTAGGAATGGGTGTTTCTTCAGTTGTAGGTATGTTTGAAACAGTTGTTGCAGTTATTCCTATTGTAATATGTTTTCAGTCACTAATCCTTGATATGGCAGGTAATGTAGGTACACAGTCACTGGCTGTTACAATTCGTGTACTTATGGATGAAAACTTAAAAGCATCTGACAAAGTTAAGCTGATGTTTAAGGAAGTAAGAGTAGGTTTTTCTAATGGTCTTTTACTTGGAACTATGTCATTTATTTTTGTAGGATTGTATATTTTCTTGTTTAAAGGTAATACATTTGGATATTCTTTCTTAGTATCCGGTTGTGTTGGATTTTCACTTTTAGCCTCAATGGTTATTTCAAGTTTGGTAGGTACATTAGTTCCTATGTTCTTTAGCAAGATTAAGGTTGACCCTGCAGTAGCCTCAGGTCCACTGATTACAACAATAAATGACCTTGTTGCAGTAGTAACTTACTATGGTATGGTGTGGATATTCTTAATTGATATTTTTAAGTTAGCATAG
- a CDS encoding ImmA/IrrE family metallo-endopeptidase, whose protein sequence is MAYLTEKNIETIAYSIVQQYMNVYNISSNEVFKVSPENVANMLGIKIQYVDFNDKEVLGKVALCNVKDEIGEREVTLNNKTVYMNKQLLKGSSGHRNFVTMCGISFLILNRINSDLYGEKYRKKSITLRDAPSDDIVEGITSTLALEILMPKETINLVFNKVYGVDKLNVINPVVDKGNFIKFNAMADMFGVTKEILAIRLQKMGKLTEYQFCGYENLLQLLMALKNYHCKA, encoded by the coding sequence ATGGCTTATTTAACAGAGAAGAATATAGAAACAATTGCATATAGTATTGTACAGCAGTATATGAATGTTTATAACATTAGCAGTAATGAAGTCTTTAAGGTTAGTCCTGAGAATGTAGCAAATATGTTGGGTATTAAGATTCAGTATGTTGACTTTAACGATAAAGAAGTTCTGGGCAAAGTTGCTTTGTGTAATGTGAAAGACGAAATAGGTGAAAGGGAAGTAACCCTTAACAACAAGACTGTTTATATGAATAAACAGTTGCTAAAGGGCAGTAGTGGTCACAGAAACTTTGTAACAATGTGTGGAATTTCTTTCTTAATTCTTAACCGTATTAATAGTGACTTGTATGGTGAAAAGTACCGTAAAAAGTCTATCACTTTGAGAGATGCACCAAGTGATGATATTGTTGAAGGTATCACTTCTACTTTAGCATTAGAAATATTGATGCCAAAGGAAACTATCAACTTAGTTTTTAACAAGGTTTATGGTGTTGATAAGTTGAATGTTATCAATCCTGTTGTGGATAAAGGAAACTTTATAAAGTTTAACGCAATGGCTGATATGTTTGGTGTAACTAAGGAGATTTTGGCTATAAGATTACAGAAGATGGGTAAGCTGACTGAATATCAGTTCTGTGGTTATGAAAACTTGTTGCAACTGCTTATGGCATTGAAGAACTACCATTGCAAGGCTTAG
- the thiT gene encoding energy-coupled thiamine transporter ThiT, which produces MEMRKKTILRLCESAIMIALATVLSMIKFANLPFGGSVTLCSMLPLVLIAYRYKWKWGVLTGVVYGLVQMVLGANNLSYGTSALAVILIIMFDYLVAFGVIGFAGIFRDKFHNQPLEIALGSFLACALRYICHFISGWAVWYIWAPEGQPAWLYSVTYNATYMIPETIVTIVVGVLVALFLDFRKDTVSVLKRA; this is translated from the coding sequence ATGGAAATGAGAAAAAAGACTATCTTAAGATTGTGTGAAAGTGCTATTATGATTGCACTTGCTACTGTGTTAAGTATGATTAAGTTTGCGAACTTACCTTTTGGTGGCAGTGTAACACTTTGCAGTATGTTGCCACTAGTACTGATTGCTTACCGTTATAAGTGGAAGTGGGGAGTACTTACCGGTGTTGTTTATGGACTTGTACAAATGGTACTTGGAGCAAACAACCTTTCTTACGGTACATCGGCTTTAGCAGTTATATTAATTATTATGTTTGACTACCTTGTAGCTTTTGGTGTAATAGGTTTTGCCGGTATTTTTAGAGATAAATTCCACAACCAACCACTTGAAATTGCTTTAGGTTCATTTCTTGCTTGTGCATTAAGATATATCTGTCACTTTATTTCAGGTTGGGCAGTATGGTATATTTGGGCACCTGAGGGACAACCTGCTTGGCTATATTCAGTAACATACAACGCAACATATATGATACCTGAAACTATCGTAACAATTGTTGTTGGTGTACTTGTTGCACTTTTTCTTGACTTTAGAAAAGACACAGTCAGCGTATTAAAGAGAGCATAA
- the lepA gene encoding translation elongation factor 4, translating to MSFPQDKIRNFSIIAHIDHGKSTLADRILEQTESVAKREMEDQILDDMDLERERGITIKAHAVTLLYKADDGETYQFNLIDTPGHVDFNYEVSRSLAACEGAVLVVDASQGIEAQTLANTYLAVDGGLEIVPVVNKIDLPSADPDRVIKEIEDVIGIPAEGCPCVSAKTGLNIHDVMERIVSDVPAPTGDYNDPLRALIFDSYYDSYKGVIIYVRVKDGQIHPGDQFKLMATGSTFQVVECGYMRATSLEQRDGLYAGEVGYIAASIKSLQDAQVGDTVTLVSNPAEEPLPGYRAAQSMVFCGIYPADGAKYGDLRDALEKLKLNDASLTFDAETSVALGFGFRCGFLGLLHMEIIQERLEREYNLDLITTAPSVSYRITKTDGTVEMISNPTNYPDPALIAKAEEPMTDAHIYAPSEYVGNIMELCQDRRGIFVGMDYIDSDRVDIHYEMPLAEIIYDFFDTLKSRTRGYASFDYELKDYRESQLVKLDIMLNGEVIDALSFIIHADKAYGRARKMAEKLKEKIPRQLFEVPIQACIGGKIIARETVKAMRKDVLAKCYGGDITRKKKLLEKQKEGKKRMRQLGSVEVPQEAFMAVLKLDSD from the coding sequence ATGTCATTTCCACAAGACAAAATTAGAAATTTCAGCATAATTGCTCATATCGACCATGGTAAATCCACACTTGCCGACCGTATTCTTGAACAGACAGAATCAGTTGCAAAGAGAGAAATGGAAGACCAAATTCTGGACGATATGGACCTTGAAAGAGAAAGAGGTATCACCATTAAGGCTCACGCAGTAACACTACTGTACAAAGCAGATGATGGTGAAACTTATCAGTTTAACTTAATTGATACTCCCGGTCATGTTGACTTTAACTATGAAGTATCTCGTTCACTTGCAGCTTGTGAAGGTGCTGTGCTTGTTGTTGATGCCAGTCAAGGTATTGAGGCTCAAACCCTTGCTAACACATATCTTGCAGTTGACGGTGGTCTTGAGATTGTACCGGTTGTTAACAAAATCGACCTACCAAGTGCCGATCCGGACAGAGTAATTAAAGAAATCGAAGATGTTATCGGTATTCCGGCAGAAGGTTGTCCTTGTGTATCAGCAAAGACAGGACTTAACATTCACGATGTTATGGAAAGAATTGTCAGTGATGTACCTGCTCCAACAGGTGACTACAACGACCCACTAAGAGCATTAATCTTCGATAGTTACTACGATAGCTACAAGGGCGTTATTATTTATGTTAGAGTTAAAGACGGTCAAATTCATCCCGGTGATCAATTTAAATTAATGGCAACAGGCAGTACATTCCAAGTTGTTGAATGTGGTTATATGAGAGCAACTTCTCTTGAACAGAGAGATGGTCTATATGCCGGTGAAGTTGGTTATATTGCAGCATCTATCAAAAGCCTACAGGATGCCCAAGTTGGTGATACAGTTACTCTTGTATCCAATCCGGCAGAAGAACCACTACCGGGCTACAGAGCAGCACAGTCAATGGTATTCTGTGGTATTTATCCGGCTGACGGTGCAAAGTACGGCGACTTACGAGATGCACTTGAAAAATTAAAGCTAAATGATGCATCACTAACATTTGACGCAGAAACTTCTGTTGCTTTGGGCTTTGGTTTTAGATGTGGTTTCTTAGGTCTGCTTCATATGGAAATTATCCAAGAAAGACTTGAAAGAGAATACAACCTTGACCTTATTACAACTGCACCATCAGTTAGTTACAGAATTACAAAAACCGATGGTACTGTTGAAATGATTAGTAACCCTACCAACTACCCTGACCCTGCACTTATTGCAAAGGCTGAAGAACCTATGACTGATGCTCATATTTATGCACCATCAGAATATGTAGGTAACATTATGGAGCTTTGTCAGGATAGACGAGGTATCTTTGTTGGTATGGATTACATTGACTCAGACAGAGTTGATATTCACTATGAAATGCCACTTGCTGAAATTATTTATGATTTCTTCGACACACTAAAAAGCAGAACAAGAGGCTATGCATCCTTTGACTATGAACTAAAGGATTACAGAGAAAGTCAGCTTGTTAAACTTGACATTATGCTAAACGGTGAAGTAATTGACGCACTATCATTTATTATTCACGCAGATAAAGCATATGGCAGAGCAAGAAAAATGGCAGAAAAACTAAAGGAAAAAATTCCAAGACAGTTGTTTGAAGTGCCAATTCAGGCTTGTATCGGTGGCAAGATTATTGCCAGAGAAACTGTTAAGGCTATGCGTAAAGATGTTCTTGCTAAGTGTTACGGTGGTGACATTACTCGTAAAAAGAAACTACTTGAAAAGCAAAAAGAAGGTAAGAAGAGAATGCGTCAGCTTGGTTCTGTTGAAGTTCCACAAGAGGCATTTATGGCAGTTCTTAAACTTGATTCAGACTAA
- a CDS encoding LCP family protein — translation MGKKSKIILFSVIGVVVVAAIAITLYFVLRNPMSLSESRMIKDLQNDKGLSSQKISGFNFDFKVDSIDYDKDKANSGDEELSLTAKADLTNETYEVKGFPVDLKYTKEKDSKDSYKLDSISYDLKSIEYTAVGGFPEDYAKEVVNKTYKNAKLDSHTTDLPKKTDKFTFKISNSDMSGKLYLNYTFDSKTGWHNGKFDTTGLDIKRGKTTTVKVDGVKCYTNPAVKNIILLGTDAPDNGTSRSDSMILVSIDSNNKEIKFSSFMRDTYVDIDGYNKDKLNAAFAYGGPKLAVKTIEKNYGIKIDNYISVGFSKFKDIVDALGGVDVQLDQDECGYINWQLNKNGQAGTYGEVQVKDGSQKLNGQQALWFCRDRGSEQFSGSDFTRTSRQRRMLMGLVESYKDSSVKEIKDITNKLKKYILTDLSKNDLNWLIKYSYKFFTYKTSDKCYPEETSGWTDGTTDAGAWIIQMNSWKDTRKDISHYIYTDLK, via the coding sequence ATGGGTAAAAAATCTAAAATAATACTTTTCTCTGTAATAGGGGTAGTGGTTGTTGCAGCTATTGCAATAACACTTTATTTTGTATTGAGAAATCCTATGTCACTTAGCGAGTCAAGAATGATAAAGGATTTACAGAATGATAAAGGTCTATCAAGTCAGAAGATTAGTGGTTTTAACTTTGACTTTAAAGTTGATAGTATTGACTATGACAAAGACAAAGCAAATTCAGGTGATGAGGAACTTTCTCTAACTGCAAAGGCTGATTTGACAAATGAAACTTATGAAGTAAAGGGCTTTCCTGTTGACTTAAAATACACTAAAGAAAAGGATTCTAAAGATTCTTACAAGCTAGACTCTATAAGCTATGACTTAAAAAGTATTGAATATACTGCTGTAGGTGGTTTTCCTGAGGATTATGCAAAGGAAGTTGTAAACAAAACTTACAAAAATGCAAAGCTAGATTCTCATACTACAGACCTACCAAAGAAAACAGATAAATTCACTTTTAAAATCAGCAATTCCGATATGTCAGGTAAATTATACTTAAACTACACATTTGACAGTAAAACCGGTTGGCACAACGGTAAGTTCGATACAACAGGTCTTGACATTAAGAGAGGCAAAACTACTACTGTAAAGGTTGATGGTGTTAAGTGCTACACTAACCCTGCAGTTAAAAATATTATTCTGCTAGGTACTGATGCACCTGACAATGGCACCAGCCGTTCAGACTCAATGATTCTTGTATCTATTGACAGCAACAACAAGGAAATTAAGTTCAGCTCATTTATGCGTGACACTTATGTTGATATTGACGGCTACAACAAAGATAAACTAAACGCAGCATTTGCCTATGGTGGTCCAAAGTTAGCAGTAAAAACTATTGAAAAGAACTATGGTATCAAAATTGATAACTACATTTCAGTAGGCTTTAGCAAGTTTAAAGATATTGTAGATGCCCTTGGTGGTGTTGATGTTCAGCTTGATCAGGATGAATGTGGTTACATTAACTGGCAGTTAAACAAGAACGGTCAAGCCGGTACTTATGGCGAAGTACAGGTTAAGGACGGTTCACAGAAATTAAACGGTCAACAGGCACTTTGGTTCTGTCGTGACAGAGGTTCAGAACAATTCTCAGGTTCAGACTTTACAAGAACATCTCGTCAAAGAAGAATGTTAATGGGACTTGTTGAGTCATACAAAGATTCTTCAGTTAAGGAAATTAAGGACATTACAAACAAGCTAAAGAAATATATTCTAACTGATTTAAGCAAGAATGATTTAAACTGGCTAATTAAGTACAGCTACAAATTCTTCACCTACAAAACCAGTGATAAGTGTTATCCGGAAGAAACCTCAGGTTGGACAGATGGAACAACTGATGCAGGTGCATGGATTATCCAAATGAACAGTTGGAAAGACACAAGAAAAGATATTTCTCACTACATTTACACAGATTTAAAATAA
- a CDS encoding UDP-N-acetylmuramoyl-tripeptide--D-alanyl-D-alanine ligase produces MKAITIKEILDSCNGNFIGAEEKLNTKVTSIVTDSRQAKENSMFVAIKGEKVDGHKFVPMTYNQGAVCALVEEKIDCDIPQIVVESTLQAVKDIAEYYRSLFTIPFIGVTGSVGKTSTKEMLASVLKEKFKVHKTQGNFNNELGVPLTLFAMEEDTEVAIIEMGISDFGEMTRLSKIVKPNICVITNIGCCHLENLGDRDGVLKAKTEMFKNIQKDGKIFLCGDDDKLNTVKEYKGIVPTFYGLNDTNKYYGEIIENNSENGIKCNLHFDGKSIPVTVPAIGNHMVANAMASVAIGKYLGMTDEEIVRGIESYSTIGGRNNVIKTDKYTVIDDCYNANPTSTKASIDTIANFSNPRKVCILGDMKELGKDEILLHKEVGAKAEECKIDVLITVGDLAKEMQSQLKNTKGYHFDNNESLIKELPSILKDNDAILIKASHSMHFEEIVEAITE; encoded by the coding sequence ATGAAAGCTATAACTATAAAAGAAATACTAGATAGCTGTAACGGTAACTTTATCGGTGCAGAAGAAAAACTAAATACTAAGGTAACTTCTATTGTTACTGACTCAAGACAAGCAAAAGAAAATTCTATGTTTGTTGCTATTAAAGGTGAAAAGGTTGACGGTCACAAGTTTGTACCTATGACATACAATCAAGGTGCAGTTTGTGCATTAGTTGAAGAAAAAATTGATTGTGATATTCCTCAAATTGTTGTAGAAAGTACATTACAAGCAGTTAAGGATATTGCAGAATACTACAGAAGCCTTTTCACAATTCCTTTCATCGGTGTAACAGGCAGTGTAGGTAAAACCTCCACTAAAGAAATGTTGGCATCAGTATTAAAGGAAAAATTTAAGGTACACAAAACACAAGGCAACTTTAACAATGAGCTTGGTGTACCACTTACACTATTTGCTATGGAAGAAGATACAGAAGTAGCTATTATTGAGATGGGTATTTCCGATTTTGGTGAAATGACCAGACTTTCTAAAATAGTTAAACCTAATATTTGTGTTATCACTAACATTGGCTGTTGCCACCTAGAAAATTTAGGTGACAGAGATGGTGTACTAAAGGCTAAAACAGAAATGTTTAAAAATATACAGAAAGACGGCAAAATCTTCTTGTGTGGCGATGACGACAAGTTAAATACCGTTAAAGAGTACAAAGGCATTGTCCCTACTTTCTACGGTCTAAATGACACCAACAAATATTACGGTGAAATTATAGAAAACAATAGTGAAAATGGCATCAAGTGTAATCTGCATTTTGATGGCAAAAGTATTCCTGTTACTGTACCTGCTATCGGTAACCATATGGTAGCAAATGCAATGGCTTCAGTTGCTATCGGTAAATACCTTGGAATGACTGATGAAGAAATTGTCAGAGGTATCGAAAGCTACAGTACAATCGGTGGCAGAAACAATGTTATCAAAACTGACAAATACACAGTAATTGATGACTGTTACAACGCTAACCCTACTTCAACTAAAGCATCTATTGACACAATTGCTAACTTTAGCAATCCAAGAAAGGTATGTATCCTTGGTGATATGAAGGAACTTGGCAAAGATGAAATCCTCTTGCACAAGGAAGTTGGTGCTAAAGCTGAAGAATGTAAGATTGATGTGCTGATTACAGTTGGTGACTTAGCAAAAGAAATGCAAAGTCAGTTAAAGAATACTAAGGGTTATCACTTTGATAATAACGAAAGTTTGATTAAAGAATTACCAAGTATTCTGAAAGACAATGATGCAATCCTTATAAAAGCAAGTCATTCTATGCACTTTGAAGAAATTGTAGAAGCAATTACAGAATAA
- a CDS encoding D-alanine--D-alanine ligase family protein translates to MKIVVLAGGLCSERNVSIVSGKQVYNALRKKGHNVVLLDVFMGYEESPCNIDELFENNYSFAGDITVDELVPDLKAVKSSRKNQSDCFLGDNVADICRKADITFLALHGGVGENGQIQATLDMLGIKYTGPNYLGCAIAMNKGVTKSVLKQNRVSVPEGEIFTPADKENGAIDKWNNFPCVVKPCNGGSSVGVSIVEDKKDFDKAMADAFAWEDEVVVEEYIKGREFSIGLIEGKALPIIEIIPESGFYDYVNKYQAGKTKDVCPAELSEEVTKKMQSEAEKAFKALNLDSYARIDFLLDKDNNTYCLEANSLPGMTPTSLLPQEALVLGTNYEDLCEQIIEVSLKKYK, encoded by the coding sequence ATGAAAATTGTAGTATTAGCCGGTGGACTATGTAGTGAAAGAAATGTATCCATAGTTTCCGGTAAGCAAGTATATAACGCATTAAGAAAGAAAGGTCACAATGTTGTTCTTCTTGATGTATTTATGGGTTATGAGGAATCACCTTGTAATATTGACGAACTATTTGAAAACAACTATTCATTTGCCGGTGATATAACCGTTGATGAACTTGTACCTGATTTAAAAGCTGTTAAGTCATCAAGAAAGAATCAGAGTGACTGTTTTCTTGGTGACAATGTTGCTGATATTTGTAGAAAAGCAGATATTACTTTCTTAGCTTTACACGGTGGTGTTGGTGAGAATGGTCAAATTCAAGCTACACTTGATATGCTTGGAATTAAATATACAGGTCCTAACTACCTTGGTTGTGCAATTGCAATGAACAAGGGTGTTACAAAAAGCGTTCTAAAGCAAAACAGAGTTTCTGTTCCTGAAGGTGAAATCTTTACTCCTGCAGATAAGGAAAACGGTGCAATTGATAAGTGGAACAACTTCCCTTGTGTTGTAAAGCCTTGTAATGGTGGTTCTTCTGTTGGTGTTTCTATTGTTGAAGACAAGAAAGACTTTGACAAAGCTATGGCTGATGCTTTTGCTTGGGAAGATGAAGTTGTTGTTGAAGAATATATTAAAGGTAGAGAATTTTCTATCGGTTTAATCGAAGGCAAAGCTCTTCCTATTATTGAAATTATCCCTGAAAGTGGTTTCTATGATTATGTAAACAAGTATCAGGCAGGTAAAACTAAGGATGTATGTCCTGCCGAATTATCAGAAGAAGTTACAAAGAAAATGCAAAGTGAAGCTGAAAAGGCATTCAAGGCACTTAACCTTGACTCTTATGCAAGAATTGACTTCCTACTAGATAAAGATAACAATACATACTGTCTGGAGGCTAATTCACTACCGGGTATGACACCTACAAGTCTACTACCACAGGAAGCATTAGTTCTCGGTACAAATTACGAAGACCTATGCGAACAGATTATTGAAGTATCATTAAAGAAGTACAAGTAA